In a single window of the Planctomycetia bacterium genome:
- a CDS encoding Rne/Rng family ribonuclease, giving the protein MLINVSDPDEVRIALLNDGRLDELYIERAASISNVGNIYKGKVTNVEPSIQAAFVDFGRPAHGFLHISDLHPNYFPGNEGELELVGRKTPRRHRPPIQACLKRGQEVLVQVIKEGVGTKGPTLSTYISLPGRFLVMMPNMEQLGVSRKIEDEEQRRTLREALNQLSLPKDMGFIVRTAGIGRNKRDLQRDLNYLSRLWEKVQLRIKKEPAPATLYTESDLVIRTVRDVYDASLHKIIIDDETVAQRVREFLRIASPRTQDMVTLYSEPEPLFHRYGIETEIDKLYSKTVPLQCGGSLVIEQTEALVAIDVNSGRFRVPENAEETAFRVNLEAADEIARQLRLRDLGGLIICDFIDMLQERHRRQIEMKLTEALRKHKERAKLLRISRFGILEMTRQRQRPSFAKNMYHECPRCTGSGRVKAPDSVSLDVMRSIRLASQMEDVSSVDVVVATAVANDLLNRKRHQLTDIEREHGQLIRIHADSALAVDDVRISCTDRRGRDVPLAAIARNGSGSSSEAANTGRPAATSKPASAVERQGQNRGRRGGRRRRGRGGSGASAPSGGSA; this is encoded by the coding sequence ATGCTCATCAACGTATCCGATCCTGATGAAGTCAGGATCGCGCTGCTTAACGACGGGCGACTTGACGAACTCTACATCGAGCGCGCCGCTTCGATCTCAAATGTCGGAAACATCTACAAGGGCAAGGTGACCAACGTCGAGCCCTCAATTCAGGCGGCCTTCGTGGACTTCGGCCGGCCGGCGCATGGCTTTCTGCACATCAGCGATCTGCATCCCAACTACTTTCCGGGCAACGAGGGCGAATTGGAATTAGTCGGGCGCAAGACGCCGCGACGCCACCGTCCGCCGATCCAGGCATGCCTCAAGCGCGGCCAGGAAGTTCTCGTGCAGGTCATCAAGGAAGGCGTGGGAACGAAGGGGCCGACGCTGTCCACCTATATTTCGCTACCGGGCCGGTTCCTTGTGATGATGCCGAACATGGAGCAGCTCGGCGTTTCGCGCAAGATCGAAGACGAGGAGCAACGACGGACGCTGCGAGAGGCCCTTAATCAGCTTTCGCTGCCGAAGGACATGGGGTTCATCGTTCGCACGGCGGGCATCGGGAGAAACAAGCGAGATCTTCAGCGCGATTTGAACTACTTGTCGCGGTTATGGGAAAAGGTCCAGCTGCGCATCAAGAAGGAGCCTGCCCCGGCGACACTCTATACAGAGTCCGATCTGGTGATCCGCACGGTTCGCGACGTCTATGACGCGAGCCTCCATAAGATCATCATCGACGACGAGACGGTCGCTCAGCGAGTCCGCGAGTTTCTGCGAATTGCCAGTCCCCGGACTCAGGACATGGTTACGCTGTATTCCGAGCCTGAGCCGTTGTTCCATCGCTACGGAATCGAGACCGAGATTGACAAGCTCTATTCCAAGACGGTGCCGCTGCAATGCGGCGGGTCCCTGGTCATCGAGCAAACGGAGGCCCTTGTCGCCATCGACGTGAATTCCGGTCGATTCCGTGTGCCCGAGAACGCGGAAGAGACCGCGTTCCGGGTGAACCTGGAGGCGGCCGATGAAATTGCCCGGCAATTGCGACTGCGCGACCTCGGCGGCCTGATCATTTGCGATTTCATCGACATGCTTCAGGAGCGCCATCGTCGGCAAATCGAGATGAAACTGACCGAGGCTCTGAGGAAACACAAAGAACGCGCCAAGCTCTTGCGCATCTCGCGATTCGGAATCCTGGAGATGACGCGACAGCGTCAGCGGCCGTCCTTTGCGAAGAATATGTACCACGAGTGCCCGCGCTGCACGGGCAGTGGCCGCGTCAAGGCGCCGGACAGCGTGTCGCTCGATGTCATGCGGTCGATTCGTCTGGCGAGCCAGATGGAGGACGTGTCCAGCGTGGATGTGGTCGTGGCGACGGCCGTGGCGAACGATCTGCTAAATCGCAAGCGGCACCAGTTGACGGATATCGAGCGCGAGCACGGCCAGCTGATTCGCATCCACGCGGATTCCGCATTGGCAGTCGATGACGTCAGGATATCATGTACCGACCGGCGAGGTCGTGATGTCCCATTGGCCGCCATTGCCAGAAATGGATCGGGGTCTTCCAGTGAGGCGGCCAACACCGGACGTCCGGCCGCAACATCAAAGCCGGCTTCGGCCGTGGAGCGCCAAGGGCAGAACCGCGGTCGACGCGGTGGCCGTCGCCGTCGCGGCAGAGGTGGTTCGGGCGCGTCCGCACCGTCAGGAGGATCTGCATAA
- a CDS encoding DUF2344 domain-containing protein: MRNRLAIRYSVEGDLRFISHHDSLRLFERAMIRADFPLRYSEGFNQRPKLSIALPRPVGVASRDELLVITLTEPTEPSTALSRLSPHMPRGLALLDAEPVEDSDRRLPCEATYTMPMTDDACETVLARARSFLASDSMIVERHAADSRNPAKKVDIRPYIRSIDVSGGMLRWTQIVTGTGTSRVGEILDLLGLPSCLHLHRLTRESVKYEP; the protein is encoded by the coding sequence ATTCTGTCGAAGGTGACCTTCGGTTCATCTCGCACCACGATTCGTTGCGGCTCTTTGAGCGAGCGATGATTCGGGCCGACTTTCCCCTGCGGTATTCCGAGGGGTTCAATCAGCGCCCGAAATTAAGCATCGCATTGCCGCGGCCGGTGGGAGTAGCATCCCGCGACGAACTTCTGGTGATCACGCTGACCGAGCCCACGGAGCCATCGACGGCCTTATCTCGACTCTCTCCGCATATGCCGCGGGGCCTGGCCCTGCTTGATGCCGAGCCTGTCGAAGATTCTGACCGACGCCTTCCCTGCGAAGCTACCTACACCATGCCCATGACCGACGACGCATGCGAGACAGTTCTCGCCCGTGCGCGGTCTTTCCTGGCCTCGGATTCAATGATCGTCGAGCGGCACGCCGCCGACAGCAGGAATCCGGCCAAGAAGGTCGACATCCGACCGTACATACGGTCGATCGACGTGAGCGGCGGCATGCTTCGCTGGACACAGATTGTGACGGGCACCGGGACATCCCGAGTGGGTGAGATTCTCGACCTGCTCGGCCTGCCAAGTTGCTTGCACTTGCACCGGCTGACGCGCGAATCGGTTAAATACGAACCGTGA